In Chthonomonas sp., a single genomic region encodes these proteins:
- a CDS encoding purine-binding chemotaxis protein CheW — MANKYVVFKLESEFYGIAIERVERILPEPTLTKVPKAHPHLLGIFDLRGQTLPAIDLRRKFGMADRDGTSTYVVVECPQGHVAVRVDAVDGIVEIDDATTDDSSTLFSGKMDPWVTAVARDRDRLVVLLEPTEVATHAEFVEPEPEPVLAKPAKSKKIA; from the coding sequence ATGGCGAATAAGTACGTTGTCTTCAAGCTGGAATCTGAATTCTATGGCATTGCAATCGAACGAGTGGAGCGAATTCTTCCCGAGCCGACGCTGACCAAAGTGCCCAAAGCGCATCCGCATTTGCTCGGAATCTTCGACCTGCGGGGCCAGACCTTGCCCGCAATCGACCTTCGACGAAAGTTTGGGATGGCCGATCGCGATGGGACCAGCACGTACGTCGTGGTCGAATGCCCGCAGGGCCACGTCGCGGTCCGTGTCGATGCTGTCGACGGGATTGTAGAGATCGACGACGCCACGACGGACGATTCCAGCACGCTCTTTTCCGGCAAGATGGACCCATGGGTCACTGCCGTCGCAAGGGACCGTGATCGCTTGGTCGTGCTCCTGGAGCCCACCGAGGTGGCCACTCACGCCGAGTTCGTGGAACCCGAACCAGAACCTGTGCTCGCAAAGCCCGCCAAGAGCAAGAAAATAGCTTAG
- the tmk gene encoding dTMP kinase produces MKGLFVTLEGPEGGGKSTLLHALASKIPGCVTTREPGAGTIGGQIRKLVLESDGLVPRAELFLFLADRAQHVAKVIEPALAEGRVVLCDRHADSTVVYQGYARGGDIEQLRQLNRIATDGRTPDLTFLLDVPPTLGLRRQEGIDRLGGMPLQFHERVREGFLAEARREPERWVILDAEEPAELVAQQAWKVLQSRRV; encoded by the coding sequence TTGAAGGGTCTATTCGTCACGCTCGAAGGGCCCGAAGGTGGCGGTAAGAGCACGTTGCTCCATGCATTGGCGAGCAAGATCCCAGGCTGCGTCACCACCCGCGAACCCGGAGCGGGGACGATTGGCGGACAGATCCGCAAGCTGGTGCTCGAATCGGACGGGCTGGTACCGCGCGCCGAGCTGTTTCTGTTCTTAGCGGACCGAGCCCAGCACGTAGCGAAAGTGATCGAACCTGCACTGGCCGAAGGGCGGGTGGTCTTGTGCGACCGCCATGCCGACTCCACCGTGGTGTACCAAGGGTATGCACGTGGTGGCGACATCGAACAATTGCGGCAGCTCAATCGCATCGCAACGGACGGACGGACTCCGGATCTGACTTTCCTCCTCGATGTCCCGCCTACGCTCGGTTTGCGTCGCCAAGAAGGGATCGATCGACTGGGTGGCATGCCGCTGCAGTTTCATGAGCGAGTACGGGAAGGGTTCCTTGCCGAAGCGCGGCGGGAGCCCGAGCGGTGGGTGATCCTCGATGCCGAAGAGCCTGCCGAGCTTGTGGCCCAGCAGGCTTGGAAGGTTTTGCAGTCTCGTAGGGTCTAA
- a CDS encoding caspase family protein, whose translation MAKLQRFGWLLVLVLQTVAAWAQAGATGELPFLPTRKWAVVVGASKYDHLPALRYASRDAGEFARVLREDMGFQSDRVALLSDAADSINLPTTENIRATLKRVLSDKSLDRGDLFIFYFSGHGTATKTGDYLLPTDAKVEDAEKKGLPVRDLVSSIVQAGLKNVLILCDACRSGAKNEFGREFQELGTKANLAVMLGCEPGGRSYEYPQLKGSAFAHFWFEALKDTTLRNPVSGSLWASAVAEKVRKDVLEYTAPDYGEEAQRPVPWTEGSQDVLLGAYVSGRDTQTAVKEFLAETTQRDVAGLSTALVAYSEAIFLDGDGSETIELLKTAERLGEITPYGRYLLGLALQFAGRSAESARTLDELAKQTDSDYYRALAIVSNPRRTDTSKERVAAALKLWADSPDSVTGALVLSMLQLHGDATGERAFLTEFVKAENIDDRERLAAKATMQIMDADLATAKATIKEALSKPGVLPPDSALVISYYAACMAEGANDEAVHFLNEWNAKEPQASYEIFLAGIAKAEGNEEAAQAHLIEAMDLEISPDQMILMVRLTGLSAGVVRDKMLAKAKETPYSWKARLVEMIARALSGDSKNDDLVAEMEKYADDPLNIMLGCYPTVDVLLTELVAKGAVDPMVVGTLLSVYSGSMIPFVSDFQFDPDVWVTFMGLALRAERNNQVGFLVNRNLAPKLEALSDKLRAVLCIGSLCVGNFELADKAMSKGRVSDQKWGSNWIYAMSLATRGREAEAKKWIEGQPVYGDLQSINTAFLVYLQLGDGKTEGAREALMALDADPLSIQWRYLAWRRLGDVENAKRCLEQLRSTRNWSTMFVDTFALGIAYNDLVTAKDVAGVNSFAYDAAISFAGNPLMRTIRYAGVSKPSDLKGSLKFKVVCYTDAQEYVNGTMAIKVDGKGVVTGSLLLDDQPAGVIKATVDEYGNLKGTCVFGKFRWEIAAKLAPEAMYKTDANLRERSQVFELMDPEGSRLLVNAFPPEVERAPPAKP comes from the coding sequence ATGGCGAAGCTACAGCGATTTGGATGGCTCCTGGTGCTCGTGCTCCAGACGGTGGCGGCCTGGGCGCAGGCGGGGGCGACTGGGGAACTCCCGTTCCTCCCGACCCGCAAGTGGGCCGTTGTCGTGGGCGCATCGAAGTACGACCACTTACCTGCCCTGCGCTATGCCTCCCGGGACGCCGGGGAGTTTGCTCGGGTTCTGCGTGAGGATATGGGGTTCCAATCCGATCGGGTTGCGCTCCTGTCCGACGCAGCCGACAGCATCAACCTGCCTACCACCGAGAACATTCGAGCGACCCTGAAGCGGGTCCTCAGCGACAAGAGTCTCGACCGCGGCGACCTGTTCATCTTCTACTTTTCGGGTCACGGCACCGCCACCAAGACGGGCGACTATCTTCTGCCGACCGATGCCAAGGTCGAAGACGCCGAGAAGAAGGGGCTTCCCGTTCGCGACCTCGTCTCCTCCATCGTTCAGGCTGGGCTCAAAAATGTTCTCATTCTCTGCGACGCATGTCGGTCGGGCGCGAAAAACGAGTTCGGTCGAGAGTTTCAGGAGTTGGGGACGAAGGCGAATTTGGCGGTCATGCTCGGGTGTGAGCCTGGCGGACGCAGCTACGAGTACCCGCAACTCAAAGGAAGCGCTTTCGCCCATTTCTGGTTCGAGGCGCTGAAGGACACCACGCTGCGCAACCCGGTCTCGGGTTCACTTTGGGCGAGCGCAGTCGCGGAAAAAGTTCGCAAGGACGTTCTCGAGTACACGGCTCCCGACTATGGCGAGGAGGCCCAGCGCCCCGTGCCATGGACCGAGGGCTCACAGGATGTCTTGCTCGGAGCCTACGTGAGCGGTCGCGACACGCAGACCGCAGTCAAGGAGTTCCTGGCCGAGACGACGCAGCGAGATGTCGCCGGACTCTCGACCGCGCTCGTCGCCTACTCGGAGGCGATCTTCCTCGATGGCGATGGGTCTGAGACGATTGAACTGCTCAAAACCGCCGAACGGCTGGGCGAGATCACGCCCTATGGTCGGTACCTCTTGGGGCTCGCTCTTCAGTTCGCAGGCCGGAGCGCAGAATCTGCACGGACCCTCGATGAGCTTGCCAAGCAAACCGACTCGGACTACTATCGCGCGCTCGCCATCGTCAGCAATCCACGCCGGACGGACACCAGCAAAGAGCGGGTCGCGGCGGCGCTGAAGCTCTGGGCGGATTCACCGGACTCGGTGACTGGCGCGCTCGTGCTCTCGATGCTCCAGTTGCACGGGGATGCCACCGGCGAACGCGCGTTCCTAACCGAGTTCGTCAAGGCTGAAAACATCGACGATCGGGAGCGTCTCGCGGCCAAAGCCACGATGCAGATCATGGATGCGGACTTGGCGACGGCGAAAGCCACGATCAAAGAAGCACTCTCCAAGCCCGGCGTGCTCCCGCCAGACTCTGCGCTCGTCATTAGCTATTACGCGGCGTGCATGGCCGAGGGCGCAAACGACGAGGCGGTCCACTTTCTGAACGAATGGAACGCCAAGGAACCGCAGGCCAGTTACGAGATCTTTTTGGCAGGCATCGCCAAAGCCGAGGGCAACGAGGAGGCAGCCCAAGCTCATTTGATCGAAGCAATGGATCTGGAGATCAGCCCGGACCAAATGATCTTGATGGTGCGGTTGACCGGCCTCTCGGCGGGAGTCGTTCGGGACAAGATGCTAGCAAAAGCCAAGGAGACGCCGTACTCCTGGAAGGCCCGTCTGGTGGAGATGATCGCCCGCGCACTCTCGGGAGACAGTAAGAACGACGACCTGGTCGCGGAGATGGAGAAGTACGCGGACGATCCGCTGAACATCATGCTCGGCTGCTACCCGACCGTCGATGTCTTGCTCACGGAGCTCGTTGCAAAGGGGGCCGTCGACCCTATGGTGGTGGGGACGCTGCTCAGTGTCTATTCGGGCTCAATGATCCCGTTCGTCTCAGACTTTCAGTTTGACCCCGACGTCTGGGTTACCTTCATGGGCCTGGCGCTGCGTGCGGAGCGAAACAACCAGGTCGGATTTCTCGTGAACCGCAACTTGGCTCCGAAGCTTGAGGCGCTATCCGACAAGCTCCGGGCAGTGCTTTGCATCGGATCGCTCTGCGTCGGCAATTTTGAGCTCGCCGACAAGGCGATGAGCAAAGGCCGCGTCTCAGATCAAAAGTGGGGCAGCAACTGGATCTATGCGATGAGCCTGGCCACCCGCGGACGGGAGGCCGAAGCAAAGAAGTGGATCGAGGGGCAGCCGGTCTATGGCGATCTACAGTCGATCAACACAGCGTTCTTGGTCTATCTGCAGTTGGGCGACGGAAAGACGGAGGGCGCGCGTGAGGCGCTTATGGCACTCGATGCTGACCCTCTGAGCATCCAGTGGCGGTACCTAGCTTGGCGAAGGCTAGGCGATGTCGAGAACGCCAAACGGTGCCTTGAACAGCTCCGATCGACCCGCAACTGGAGCACGATGTTCGTCGATACCTTCGCATTGGGGATCGCCTACAACGATTTGGTCACCGCCAAAGACGTGGCGGGAGTGAACTCCTTCGCTTACGATGCCGCGATCTCATTCGCAGGGAACCCGTTGATGCGGACGATCCGCTATGCGGGCGTCAGCAAGCCCTCCGATCTGAAGGGCAGTCTGAAGTTCAAGGTGGTGTGTTACACCGACGCCCAGGAATACGTGAACGGCACCATGGCAATCAAAGTGGACGGCAAAGGGGTCGTGACGGGAAGCCTGCTGCTGGACGATCAACCCGCCGGGGTGATCAAAGCCACGGTGGACGAGTACGGGAACCTCAAAGGCACGTGTGTGTTCGGGAAGTTTCGGTGGGAGATCGCGGCAAAGCTTGCACCCGAAGCGATGTACAAAACGGACGCCAATCTTCGCGAGCGTAGCCAGGTGTTCGAGCTCATGGACCCCGAGGGCTCTAGGCTGCTGGTCAACGCCTTCCCGCCCGAAGTAGAGCGTGCGCCTCCGGCGAAGCCCTAA
- a CDS encoding phosphomannomutase CpsG (capsular polysaccharide biosynthesis protein; catalyzes the formation of D-mannose 6-phosphate from alpha-D-mannose 1-phosphate): MGKYLPCFKAYDVRGIVPDELNPEIAYKIGRAYAAEVKPKTVCVGYDIRLSGPELSRALTKGLNEGGSDVVDLGMVGTEMVYFATASYGYDGGVMITASHNPPQYNGMKMVRHESRPISGDSGLTDIERRAAEMDFGPELSGSVSQHDCYDDFIKHLHGFADFSSMAPLKVLADAGNGAAGIAMEKLIPEVPLQVTPLQFEPDGKFPNGVPNPILQESRAGIEAELRKGGYDFGVAWDGDYDRCFFLDDQGNFIEGYYIVGVLAQALLTQSPGQTIIYDPRLMWNTLDIVERMGGRPVVCKSGHAFIKEKMRAEDAIYGGEMSAHHYFKGHWYCDSGMVPLILIADLLSKTGKKLSELVGDMIAKYPCSGEVNSTVESVPEVLGRVESKYSGGKIDRIDGLSMEFDQWRFNLRGSNTEPVIRLNVETRGDHAMMEERTAELLSEIRR; encoded by the coding sequence ATGGGCAAGTATCTCCCCTGCTTCAAAGCGTACGATGTCCGCGGCATAGTCCCCGACGAACTGAACCCCGAAATCGCTTACAAAATCGGACGGGCGTACGCCGCGGAGGTCAAGCCCAAAACGGTCTGCGTGGGCTACGACATCCGGCTCTCGGGGCCCGAGCTCTCCCGTGCTCTGACCAAGGGCCTGAACGAGGGCGGCTCAGACGTGGTTGATTTGGGCATGGTCGGCACGGAGATGGTGTACTTCGCGACCGCGAGCTACGGCTATGACGGGGGAGTCATGATCACCGCAAGCCACAACCCGCCGCAGTACAACGGGATGAAAATGGTGCGCCACGAGAGCCGTCCGATCAGCGGCGACTCGGGTCTCACCGACATTGAACGTCGTGCCGCCGAAATGGACTTTGGCCCCGAGTTAAGCGGCTCGGTCTCGCAGCACGATTGCTACGACGATTTCATAAAGCATCTGCACGGATTTGCGGACTTTTCGAGCATGGCTCCGCTCAAAGTGCTGGCGGACGCGGGCAACGGCGCTGCCGGTATCGCCATGGAGAAGTTGATCCCCGAGGTCCCGCTGCAGGTAACCCCGCTGCAGTTCGAGCCAGACGGCAAGTTCCCGAACGGCGTTCCGAATCCGATCCTTCAGGAGTCCCGAGCAGGAATCGAAGCCGAGCTCCGCAAGGGCGGCTACGACTTCGGCGTTGCGTGGGACGGGGACTACGATCGGTGCTTCTTCCTCGACGATCAGGGCAACTTCATCGAGGGGTACTACATCGTCGGAGTCTTGGCCCAAGCGCTGCTCACCCAGTCCCCTGGCCAGACGATCATTTACGATCCGCGCCTGATGTGGAACACGCTTGACATTGTTGAGCGCATGGGAGGTCGTCCGGTGGTGTGCAAGAGCGGTCACGCGTTCATCAAAGAGAAGATGCGCGCCGAGGATGCCATTTACGGCGGCGAGATGAGCGCCCACCACTACTTCAAGGGACACTGGTACTGCGACAGCGGCATGGTTCCGCTGATCCTTATCGCCGATCTCCTCAGCAAGACGGGCAAGAAGCTGAGCGAACTGGTGGGCGACATGATCGCCAAATACCCGTGTAGCGGGGAAGTGAACTCGACCGTGGAATCGGTTCCCGAGGTCCTCGGCCGCGTCGAATCGAAGTACTCCGGCGGGAAAATCGACCGCATCGACGGCCTGAGCATGGAGTTCGATCAGTGGCGTTTCAACCTGCGCGGTAGCAACACCGAGCCTGTGATTAGACTCAATGTGGAAACCCGGGGAGACCACGCGATGATGGAAGAGAGGACCGCCGAGCTCTTATCCGAGATTCGTCGTTAG
- a CDS encoding response regulator has protein sequence MLGLLSFHPEHEQTQNSGQKLRHLIITAVILLQLVFAEVRGTHLSETSSAPWLGAIGLAMIVIAFTTKRPVLGRIVLSICLGATTLIGHHAYATAHELRFFYFTSTTLLLFYTDWRLILIAALPTLAFDGRSLLMTSQIGLLSVDDSISQYAMCWIQAILCVGISAFTRSASIKIWKQEKALQSQLTRSMETQGALELRTRELLDTQRRLELDIERRIAVQQELRLHAIELVRAHRLGERQSHALKRQAEQLEQARGEAVALANARTDFLARMSHELRTPLSALAGLCMLAQDENSPLEQRRLLSAINSTSSNLTGLVNDILDHSKLGAGKLALDVQEFDIVDLVQDCVALIGDEVYRKGISLQVEIDHAIPATIKADRLRILQILSNLLSNAAKFTNEGTITLWAKTSRAKDGTTLFKFGVRDTGIGVPKSKQKEIFDPFAQADSSTTRKYGGTGLGLSISAQLIELMKGGIKLKSTDGAGSEFWCWCPAEASSQPRWPKAPRSGRHAILIGHPQSVEAHIVKHLKRAGFETLTLHGLDELLPHLTSLRGESEIVTLVNYAILAYDTELDNIVSNTPHSVRSILLVPPQVHFHAEQNGFDALLPNPFTPDALLQAVEGRSVADAPSQREKGSFDRGWATGYSLLLVEDHPVNSMVGRKILEQCGFAVTTVQDGRLALKALKKQTFDVILMDCQMPEMDGYETTRRIRAHSNPLVAKTPIIALTAHAIDGERDRCLEAGMDEFMTKPLQPDRVQTALMGLLGPRRAA, from the coding sequence ATGCTGGGTTTGTTGAGTTTCCACCCCGAGCACGAGCAGACTCAAAATTCCGGCCAGAAGCTGCGCCACCTGATCATCACGGCGGTCATCCTCCTCCAGCTGGTGTTCGCCGAAGTACGAGGCACGCATCTATCCGAGACCTCGAGCGCGCCGTGGCTAGGTGCCATCGGCCTGGCAATGATTGTCATCGCCTTCACCACCAAGAGACCCGTGCTGGGAAGGATCGTGTTGAGCATTTGCTTGGGTGCGACCACACTGATCGGTCACCATGCCTACGCCACCGCGCATGAACTCCGCTTCTTCTACTTCACCAGTACGACGCTGCTCCTCTTTTACACCGACTGGCGTTTGATCCTCATCGCTGCGCTGCCGACCCTCGCGTTTGACGGGCGTTCCCTCCTCATGACGAGCCAGATCGGCCTGCTGAGCGTCGACGATTCGATCTCTCAGTACGCAATGTGTTGGATCCAAGCGATCCTCTGCGTCGGGATCAGCGCGTTCACCCGCAGTGCCTCGATCAAGATTTGGAAGCAGGAGAAGGCCCTGCAGTCCCAGCTCACCCGGTCGATGGAGACTCAGGGTGCGCTCGAACTGCGGACCCGAGAACTACTGGATACCCAGCGGCGGCTGGAGCTCGACATCGAGCGACGAATCGCGGTCCAACAAGAACTTCGCTTGCACGCAATCGAGCTGGTGCGAGCCCATAGGCTAGGCGAGCGCCAGTCGCATGCGCTCAAACGGCAGGCCGAACAGCTTGAGCAGGCGCGAGGCGAGGCGGTCGCACTGGCAAATGCGCGCACCGATTTCTTAGCTCGCATGAGCCATGAACTCCGCACGCCACTGAGCGCGCTCGCAGGACTGTGCATGCTCGCGCAAGACGAGAACAGCCCGCTTGAGCAAAGACGCTTGTTGTCGGCGATCAACTCTACTTCCTCGAACCTGACAGGTTTGGTGAACGACATCCTCGACCACTCCAAGCTCGGAGCCGGAAAGCTCGCACTCGACGTCCAGGAGTTCGACATCGTCGATCTCGTGCAAGACTGCGTGGCTCTCATCGGCGACGAGGTCTACCGAAAAGGGATCTCTCTCCAAGTTGAGATCGACCACGCAATCCCGGCCACCATCAAGGCGGATCGGCTTCGCATCTTGCAGATCCTTTCCAACCTGCTTTCCAACGCGGCGAAGTTCACCAACGAGGGAACGATCACCCTGTGGGCAAAGACTTCGCGTGCAAAGGACGGCACGACTTTGTTCAAGTTTGGAGTCCGAGATACCGGCATTGGGGTCCCTAAGTCCAAGCAGAAAGAGATCTTCGACCCGTTCGCGCAGGCCGACTCTTCAACGACTCGCAAGTACGGCGGTACGGGTCTGGGTCTGAGCATCTCCGCACAACTCATCGAGCTCATGAAGGGCGGCATCAAGCTCAAGAGCACTGATGGAGCTGGAAGTGAGTTTTGGTGCTGGTGTCCCGCTGAGGCGAGTTCGCAGCCGCGTTGGCCAAAGGCCCCGAGATCGGGTCGCCACGCGATCCTCATCGGTCACCCCCAGAGCGTCGAAGCCCACATCGTGAAGCACCTCAAGCGCGCTGGATTCGAGACTCTTACGCTCCACGGATTGGACGAGCTTTTGCCGCACCTGACCAGCCTTCGCGGAGAGTCGGAGATCGTGACTCTTGTAAACTACGCAATCCTAGCCTACGATACGGAGCTCGACAACATCGTTTCGAACACGCCTCACTCGGTACGTAGCATCCTGCTCGTACCGCCTCAGGTGCACTTCCACGCTGAGCAGAACGGATTCGACGCACTCTTGCCAAATCCATTCACCCCGGATGCACTTCTCCAGGCAGTCGAGGGACGCTCCGTCGCCGACGCCCCCTCTCAGCGCGAAAAGGGCTCGTTCGATCGCGGCTGGGCTACCGGGTACTCCCTGCTACTGGTCGAAGACCATCCCGTCAACTCGATGGTGGGTCGAAAAATCCTTGAGCAGTGCGGGTTCGCGGTGACAACGGTCCAGGACGGAAGACTCGCACTCAAAGCACTGAAGAAACAAACCTTTGATGTGATTCTCATGGACTGTCAGATGCCCGAAATGGATGGCTACGAAACGACGCGCCGCATTCGCGCGCACAGTAACCCGCTGGTTGCCAAGACTCCGATCATTGCGCTCACTGCGCACGCGATCGACGGGGAAAGGGACCGGTGCCTAGAGGCGGGAATGGATGAGTTCATGACCAAGCCGTTGCAGCCTGACCGCGTCCAGACCGCACTCATGGGCTTACTCGGGCCGCGGAGAGCCGCCTAA
- a CDS encoding FAD-binding protein: protein MALALPHKALVDAMARLLRADQVLAGAAQERAYDCDAYTVDRSAPSVVVLPESTEEVAAIVRWCVENEQPYTPRGAGTGLSGGTMPALGGVVISLKRMNRILEIELPNRRLNAQAGIANAKITAAVKADGLHFAPDPSSQTVSTLGGNIAENSGGPHTLKYGVTAPHILEITMVSPSGEIVRLSAERPGVNIVSVIVGSEGTLGVVTEAWVKLTPLPESVGTMLAAFRTVRDASECVSTLMARGLLPAALEMMDKNILSALKAAFGLEFPEGTGALLLVECDGAPESVQQEMRIAQDVFAEHHAISFSVAEDEVARQKLWTARKKGVGAMGRLAPSVVTHDGVIPRSKLPEMLDHIYEVSERHGIGVANLFHAGDGNLHPIFYFDDRDPAQIEAVVAAGEEVIRRCIELGGSVTGEHGIGIEKLDLMRLMFSEADLALQARVKAALNPTPLCNPCKVLPNQRGCVEHMRRWRGVAT from the coding sequence ATGGCCCTCGCGTTGCCCCATAAAGCGCTCGTCGATGCGATGGCGCGACTGCTCCGGGCGGACCAGGTCCTCGCGGGTGCGGCCCAAGAACGAGCCTATGACTGCGATGCCTACACGGTGGACCGAAGCGCCCCGTCGGTTGTCGTTCTGCCCGAGTCCACCGAGGAAGTCGCGGCCATCGTCCGCTGGTGTGTCGAGAACGAACAGCCTTACACCCCCCGCGGTGCGGGAACGGGATTGAGTGGTGGAACCATGCCCGCGCTCGGTGGGGTGGTGATCTCTCTCAAACGGATGAACCGCATCCTGGAGATCGAATTGCCCAATCGTCGGCTCAACGCTCAGGCGGGCATCGCGAATGCCAAGATCACGGCCGCGGTGAAGGCAGACGGACTGCATTTCGCGCCGGATCCATCGTCGCAGACGGTTTCAACCTTGGGCGGAAACATCGCCGAGAACTCGGGTGGCCCGCACACGCTCAAGTACGGGGTGACAGCCCCTCACATCTTGGAGATCACGATGGTCAGCCCGAGCGGCGAGATCGTCCGTCTGAGTGCCGAAAGGCCGGGCGTCAACATTGTGTCCGTTATCGTCGGGTCGGAGGGGACGCTGGGCGTTGTGACCGAAGCCTGGGTCAAGCTCACGCCGCTTCCCGAGTCAGTCGGTACCATGCTCGCAGCGTTCAGGACCGTCCGCGATGCGAGCGAGTGCGTCTCCACTCTGATGGCGCGCGGGTTGTTGCCTGCCGCGTTGGAGATGATGGACAAGAACATCCTCTCCGCTTTGAAGGCGGCATTTGGGTTGGAGTTTCCGGAAGGGACGGGGGCGCTCTTGCTCGTCGAGTGCGACGGCGCTCCGGAATCGGTGCAGCAAGAAATGCGAATCGCACAGGATGTGTTTGCTGAGCACCACGCCATCAGTTTCTCGGTCGCCGAGGATGAAGTGGCGCGGCAGAAGCTGTGGACCGCCCGGAAGAAGGGGGTTGGGGCCATGGGCCGCCTTGCTCCCTCCGTCGTCACGCACGATGGGGTGATTCCGCGCTCCAAGCTCCCCGAGATGCTCGACCACATCTACGAGGTCAGCGAGCGCCACGGCATCGGGGTCGCAAACCTCTTCCATGCCGGAGACGGCAATCTGCACCCCATCTTCTACTTTGATGACCGAGACCCAGCGCAGATCGAGGCAGTAGTCGCCGCGGGCGAGGAGGTCATCCGTCGGTGCATCGAACTTGGCGGGAGCGTTACCGGCGAACACGGAATTGGGATCGAGAAGCTCGATCTCATGAGGCTGATGTTCAGTGAGGCGGACTTGGCTCTGCAAGCCCGCGTGAAGGCGGCATTGAACCCGACTCCGCTTTGCAACCCGTGCAAGGTTCTGCCCAATCAGCGCGGGTGCGTTGAGCATATGCGCCGATGGCGAGGGGTCGCGACTTGA
- a CDS encoding FAD-binding oxidoreductase, whose translation MSKPLAEFMARASNVNLLRADPFTARFLPVPADSAERPPSQEPIFDLSPAELVVTVSGGSSILEVQALLAEQGLCIPWTPFVEGDYRELDVQTALFANLPHLMSHRYGSWIDWVLGMVLVLADGSVAKSGSRVVKSVAGYDIHKLMVGSAGQLAAIERVHLRVFARVESHFEEALEAQQVCPSGTLAWVCARPSDWGELDLEGGVAYAPTYTALVNRVPAQVGNGGWVWREGDRAPQDPVSAEMTEAVRLSLDPTGKLGGSPRPE comes from the coding sequence TTGAGCAAGCCACTCGCGGAGTTCATGGCGCGCGCCAGCAATGTCAACTTGCTGCGTGCGGACCCTTTCACCGCTCGGTTCCTGCCGGTGCCCGCCGATAGCGCAGAGCGGCCGCCCTCCCAGGAGCCAATCTTCGATCTAAGCCCTGCCGAGTTGGTGGTCACTGTCAGCGGCGGATCTTCGATCCTGGAGGTTCAGGCTCTTCTTGCTGAGCAAGGCCTTTGCATCCCCTGGACTCCGTTTGTCGAGGGCGACTACCGAGAGTTGGACGTTCAGACCGCCCTGTTTGCGAACCTACCGCACTTGATGAGCCACCGGTACGGATCGTGGATCGACTGGGTGCTCGGCATGGTCCTAGTGCTTGCCGACGGTTCGGTGGCCAAGTCTGGCAGCCGCGTGGTTAAGAGCGTCGCTGGCTATGACATCCACAAACTCATGGTGGGATCTGCAGGCCAATTGGCGGCGATTGAGCGGGTCCACCTGAGGGTCTTTGCCCGGGTCGAATCACACTTCGAGGAGGCGTTGGAAGCGCAGCAGGTTTGCCCCTCTGGAACGCTGGCATGGGTATGTGCCCGCCCATCGGATTGGGGCGAGCTGGACTTGGAGGGCGGGGTCGCCTACGCACCGACCTATACGGCCTTGGTCAATCGGGTGCCTGCCCAGGTTGGAAATGGCGGCTGGGTCTGGCGCGAGGGCGATCGTGCGCCCCAAGACCCCGTGAGCGCAGAGATGACGGAAGCGGTTCGGCTCTCTCTGGACCCGACCGGGAAGTTAGGCGGCTCTCCGCGGCCCGAGTAA